AATAGTTGTGCGCATGGGGCAGGGCGTAGAATGAGCAGGAAAGAAGCCCGCCGATCTCTAAGTTTAGAAGAAGAAAAAAGTAAATTAGATAAAAAAGGGATTCTTCATGCAATTCGCGGCAAGCGAGATTTGGATGAGGCAGCCTCAGCTTATAAGAATATTGAAGAAGTAATGGATAAACAAAAAGATTTAGCGCAGATTATTGAAATATTTGCACCTTTGGCAGTAGTTAAGGGGTAGTTCAAATATTTTTAACTGACAAATGTTAAGGCCTTGCCACGTTTATTGGCTCTACCAGTTCTACCTATTCGGTGGATATAATCTTCATGGTTTTCGGGCGGATCATAGTTTATTACATGTGTGATGTCGCTAATATCTAGTCCTCTGGCAGCTACGTCCGTGGCAACTAGTATATTGAGGTAATCTTGTTTAAAAAGCCTTAAGGCTTTTTCTCTTTTAGTTTGCGGTTTATCTCCATGAATAGAGGTACTTTTGAAACCTCGTTCAAAAAGCTTATTTGATAAATCCTCAACACCTCTTTTGGTTCTACCGAAAATAAGTACTTTCTTAAATTCCTCTTTTATCAAAAGTTCATGCAAAACTTCAATTTTTTCCTGGCCACCTTTTACTTTAACGATATCTTGCTCAATATTTTCTGATGTTATTGATGATTTTATAGAAATAGTAATTGGGTTATTTGAAAAACCCTTGATAAGATTGCTAATTTTAGGGGGAACTGTTGCAGAGAAAAACAAAGATTGTCTGTTTTTTGGTAACAGAGACAATATTTTTTTAATATCGTCGATAAAGCCCATATCTACCATTCTATCCACTTCGTCTAAAACTATATTTTGTACATTATTTAATTTAAGCCTGCCTCTTTGAATTAAATCATTAAGTCTCCCTGGAGTGCCAATAATAAATTGAGGATTTCTATTAAGGTCGAAGATCTGTTGTCGTATATTAACTCCACCTATGCATTGGGCTGAAAATATTTTCATATGTCTTGCAAAATCTTTAAGCTCCGTATCGATTTGACTGGCTAGCTCTCTTGTTGGGGCGACAATCAATACTTTTTGTTCGCGGTCCATAAAAATTTTATTAATTAAAGGAACAATAAAGGCCGCAGTTTTGCCGGTTCCTGTATCTGCAACTCCAATGATATCCTTTTTATCAAGTACGATAGGGATTGCCTGGTCTTGAATTGGAGTAGGGATAATATAGCCCTTAGTTTCAATATTATTTTTTAATTGTTCAACTAAATTAAAATCAGCGAATTTATATTTTGGAGTATATTTTTCTACGTCAGAGGCTGGAGAAGCTTTCTTGATATATTTTGAATAATTATCGATTGATGTATGAGCTCTTCTTTGGAATCTGGAGGGCCTATTATTCTTTTTGCCGGGTTTATAAAAGTAACTACCGTTGCTGGTGCTTTTAAATTGATTATTTTCACTATGACTCTTCGTGGCGAATTTATTTCCGCTTCTTGATTTATTCGATGAGTTGAAACTGCCTTTATACCCACTTTTTGTGGGATTAAAAGATTTTTGATACATAATACTCTTCTTTTCCACCCGCTAAATGCGGGATACTTTAGATTTGTCGCCTGTATGAAATTTCGAGTATTTAATGTATGTATTAATCCTTTTGGTGTTAAAGGCTCGCATCCATATAAACAACCAATAAAGTATATCATAGAACAATAAATTTGTCCAGACTTTTGAGAAATAAGGATGAGTTATTCCAGCATAATTTTATGAGATATAAATTCTGATCTATACAAATTCTAATCTTTTATTTTTATGATAAAATAAATATATGCCAACAGTTAATATCTATTATAAAAATAGCGAAGAAGAATTAAAGATTGAATTTCTAGTAGAAAATTTAAAGCGTTACTTGGCGGGTGAGTTAAGTTGTAAAGATATTAGATTAAAGCCTGACGAGATTAGCGTTAGATTATTGAAGGTTAATGGTGACGGTATGCTAGGGCTAATTGAGTTGGAAGTTAAGGTGCATCAATTCAAAGATAGAGTAAAAAGACAAGATAAAATCTGTAAGAATATCGTGAATTTTATTAGGACACAAGAGCCAACGTTTAAAAACATAAAAGTTTGGTTAATATTAAGTGAGCTTGGGCACAGTTGGTAAAATAAATGAAACTTGTGCTTACATCAGAAGGTAAATGGCAGAAGTTTAATTAAGAATTATTTCTTTTAAGCAATTTTTTCTATATAATATTGATAATTAATGAGGCCTCTTATGAAGAAAAAAAATTATCTGATGTTAGGCATTTTTGTCTCTATCTTTATCGTAACCTCTATTAAAGCAGCTGGCAGCGCACCATCTGTTTATAATAGTGATGCTAAAGGTCTTCTAGAAATGCTCTGGGCTAAACTAGATGAAGCTATAGTATCTAATTACAATGTAGGGATGTTAGTTAGATACCATGATCATGAAGGTACTAACCCCGGAGATTTTGTAAGCAGAGGATTGCCTTTAGGCACAAACGGTATTAAAAACAATGCTATTTCTGGGGGGAAAATAGAAAATAATGCTATAACTACTGATAAAATTTTAGATAATACGGTTACTGCTGCAAAGCTTGCTGTAATGGCTAAAACCCATACCGTTTCTATCCCTATGGGATCTGTAGATGCAGGGACAGGAAAGGCTCAACCAATTTTTATTGCTCCAACTAGCGGAACGGTAACGGCAATATCTTTTGTAAATACATCCGATATTCCAGTAGATGGAACTAATCATACTCATCTTGTTATTCATAAAAACTTAACAGCCGATACAACAGGACAAATTGCTGCTCTTTCCAATGATTCATCTACAATTACCCATAATACTGTTTATCGTCCTGAAATTGGTATTATTAATTCTGACTGGTTAGACTTTGTATCGGGAGATTTTTATACATTTTATAAGATTGATAATGGTTTTGGTTCTGCAATTAATAATATGTTAGTGACCCTTGATTATGTTACTTCTGAATAAATATTCAAACTGTTAAGCCTTTAAAGCCTCTCTTCAAGAGAGGCTTTATGATAATATTAGAATATGAAAGCAACAGATTTAGATAAACAATTAGTTGCGCCTTGCGGCATAAATTGCGCTTACTGTATAGGATACCTTATTAAAAAAACAGGTAAGATGATTAAGGGTAAATATAAGGGATGTATTGGTTGTAGGTCAAGAAATAAACAATGCGCTTTTCTTAAAGGAAGGTGTGAGCTGTTAAGGGAGAATAAAATTGATTTTTGTTATCAATGCGAAAATTTTCCCTGTGATAATTTAAAGAAACTAGAAGCGAGATATAAAAAGAAAAATTGGGATACAAGCTTTATTGAAAATAACGAAAGAATTAAAAGTATAGGTTTAGAGAAATTTATTCTAGAACAGAGGAAAAGATTTACTTGTTCAAAATGTAAGGGAGCTATTTGTATCCATACTTCTTCTTGTTTTAATTGTGGTCATAGTTTTATAGAAAATTTAAAATAATACTTAAATATGAATATTGCTATGAAGGAATTAGAAGAAATAAACATAAAA
The genomic region above belongs to bacterium CG_4_10_14_0_2_um_filter_33_32 and contains:
- a CDS encoding ATP-dependent helicase — encoded protein: MYQKSFNPTKSGYKGSFNSSNKSRSGNKFATKSHSENNQFKSTSNGSYFYKPGKKNNRPSRFQRRAHTSIDNYSKYIKKASPASDVEKYTPKYKFADFNLVEQLKNNIETKGYIIPTPIQDQAIPIVLDKKDIIGVADTGTGKTAAFIVPLINKIFMDREQKVLIVAPTRELASQIDTELKDFARHMKIFSAQCIGGVNIRQQIFDLNRNPQFIIGTPGRLNDLIQRGRLKLNNVQNIVLDEVDRMVDMGFIDDIKKILSLLPKNRQSLFFSATVPPKISNLIKGFSNNPITISIKSSITSENIEQDIVKVKGGQEKIEVLHELLIKEEFKKVLIFGRTKRGVEDLSNKLFERGFKSTSIHGDKPQTKREKALRLFKQDYLNILVATDVAARGLDISDITHVINYDPPENHEDYIHRIGRTGRANKRGKALTFVS